The Desulfobacterales bacterium genome includes a region encoding these proteins:
- a CDS encoding M67 family metallopeptidase, which translates to MILRIEERILAAMLAHGRREEPNEACGYLAARDGVVVRHFELTNIDAAPDHYSADPAEQFAAIRRMREEGLQVAALYHSHPETPARPSVEDIRLAHDPDMVYVIVSLMAGVVPVRAFKINRGEVVEVPLHVKAASR; encoded by the coding sequence ATGATTTTACGGATTGAAGAAAGAATTCTGGCCGCCATGCTGGCGCACGGCCGGCGGGAGGAGCCCAATGAGGCCTGTGGCTACCTGGCTGCCAGGGACGGGGTGGTGGTCCGTCATTTCGAGTTGACCAATATAGATGCCGCCCCTGATCACTACAGCGCGGATCCGGCGGAACAATTTGCCGCCATCCGCCGGATGCGGGAAGAGGGTTTGCAGGTGGCGGCGCTGTACCACAGCCATCCCGAGACCCCGGCCCGGCCTTCTGTAGAGGACATCCGCCTGGCCCATGATCCTGACATGGTTTATGTTATCGTCAGCCTGATGGCCGGGGTGGTGCCGGTCCGGGCCTTTAAAATCAACCGGGGCGAGGTCGTTGAGGTGCCCCTGCACGTAAAAGCCGCAAG
- a CDS encoding YcaO-like family protein — MNKTTRRPAIPAPIIHGDCFKHYTYDQDKVCTPEETIARLKQKLAEVKLDILNGVQRVDSGRLDIPVYFSICGREAYEVIRNKKQLGKGCTPAQSQASACMELVERFSFFRFKQNPANFIRATHAELKAEGLPLLPLNYLLQSVHDETTSEETLARLIADIPSQWAWATSLNRGEMVLVPFSWFYAINEFNGPSAGNSYEEAILQGLCEIVERHVSALVTRQRIKAPRIDPDSITDPVAAELLRKFTRHGIQVYLNDFTLDTGIPTVSAMAIDPSTFPETSEIVYTAGTTPEPNKALIRALTEVAQMSGDFHTKSNYEASGLPKPLSLDEVDYIVNPGQSVKLSDLPDLGDNNMKVEIDRCLAALARLGMEVFLVNVAHNELQIPAIYTIVPGAHFRERSMSRNAGLFAAKLAHEQISDPDAQIEQLNKMSAILPQAYFIEFYLGKKKAAANRFQEAMAHFNQSLKLNPEAEDLPYIYAFMGESLKDMGQYQEAIRVLRLGLEQDEERQDLHNLMGFCHYKLDEYETAVSHFSRSIEVDPSQAIDFFNLGVNLRKLGRIDEAIHNFKIALSMEPYMEMARTHLDELFAEQNRRTAGKKSGGATSG, encoded by the coding sequence ATGAACAAAACAACCCGGCGCCCGGCCATCCCCGCCCCGATCATTCATGGGGATTGTTTCAAACATTATACCTATGACCAGGACAAGGTCTGCACCCCGGAGGAGACCATTGCCAGGCTCAAACAGAAACTGGCCGAGGTCAAGCTTGATATCCTGAATGGTGTGCAACGGGTCGACAGCGGCCGGCTGGATATCCCGGTCTACTTCAGTATTTGCGGCAGGGAAGCCTATGAGGTCATCCGCAACAAGAAGCAGTTGGGCAAGGGCTGCACCCCGGCCCAGTCCCAGGCCAGCGCCTGTATGGAACTGGTCGAGCGGTTCAGTTTTTTCAGATTCAAGCAGAATCCGGCCAACTTCATCCGGGCCACCCATGCCGAACTCAAGGCCGAGGGTCTGCCCCTGCTGCCGCTCAACTACCTGCTCCAGTCAGTACACGATGAAACCACTTCAGAGGAAACATTAGCCCGGCTGATCGCGGACATCCCCAGCCAGTGGGCCTGGGCCACCAGCCTCAACCGGGGCGAGATGGTCCTGGTTCCCTTTTCCTGGTTCTATGCAATCAATGAGTTCAACGGCCCCTCGGCCGGTAACTCATACGAGGAGGCGATTCTGCAGGGGCTCTGTGAGATCGTCGAGCGCCACGTCTCCGCCCTGGTGACCCGCCAGCGGATCAAGGCCCCGCGGATCGATCCTGATTCAATTACCGATCCGGTGGCGGCCGAGCTGCTGCGGAAATTCACCCGCCACGGGATCCAGGTTTATCTCAACGACTTCACCCTGGATACCGGTATTCCCACAGTCAGCGCGATGGCCATTGATCCATCCACCTTTCCGGAAACCAGCGAGATAGTCTATACCGCCGGTACCACCCCGGAACCCAACAAGGCCCTGATCAGGGCCCTGACCGAAGTGGCCCAGATGTCCGGGGATTTTCACACCAAGTCCAACTACGAGGCCAGCGGCCTGCCCAAGCCCCTGTCCCTGGATGAGGTGGATTACATTGTCAACCCCGGTCAGAGTGTAAAGTTAAGCGACCTGCCCGATCTCGGCGACAACAACATGAAGGTGGAGATTGATCGCTGTCTGGCGGCCCTGGCCAGGCTGGGCATGGAGGTATTCCTGGTCAATGTGGCGCACAATGAGCTGCAGATTCCGGCGATCTACACCATTGTGCCCGGAGCCCATTTCCGGGAGCGTTCCATGAGCAGAAACGCCGGACTGTTCGCTGCCAAGCTTGCCCACGAGCAGATCAGCGACCCAGACGCCCAGATTGAGCAGCTCAATAAAATGAGCGCGATTCTGCCCCAGGCCTATTTTATCGAGTTTTACCTGGGCAAGAAAAAGGCGGCGGCAAATCGCTTCCAGGAGGCCATGGCTCACTTCAATCAATCCCTGAAACTGAACCCCGAGGCCGAGGATCTTCCCTACATTTATGCCTTCATGGGGGAGAGTCTGAAAGACATGGGCCAGTACCAGGAGGCGATCAGGGTCCTGCGCCTGGGTCTTGAACAGGATGAGGAGCGGCAGGACCTGCACAACCTGATGGGATTCTGTCATTATAAACTGGATGAATATGAAACCGCGGTCAGCCATTTTTCCCGCAGTATTGAAGTGGATCCCTCCCAGGCCATTGATTTTTTCAACCTCGGGGTCAACCTGCGCAAGCTCGGCCGTATTGACGAGGCGATCCACAACTTCAAGATCGCTCTGAGTATGGAGCCTTACATGGAGATGGCCCGCACCCATCTGGATGAGTTGTTTGCCGAGCAGAACCGCCGGACCGCCGGGAAAAAGTCTGGTGGCGCCACCTCCGGCTGA